A genomic window from Solanum dulcamara chromosome 11, daSolDulc1.2, whole genome shotgun sequence includes:
- the LOC129874228 gene encoding protein DETOXIFICATION 14-like, with amino-acid sequence MEEALLGVNLRRERWDVFVEELKKVSYIAIPMVVVNVSQHLLRVVSMMMIGHLSELSLSGAAIATSLTNVTGFSLLFGMSSALETLCGQAYGAEEYRKLGIYTNGAIISLLLVCIPISVLWLFVDKFLIRIGQDPLISIEAGKYSSWLIATLFPYAILQALVRYLQAQSLILPMLISSIVALCFHVPLCWALVFKLNLGSCGAAIAIGLSYWFNVLLLCLYVKYSSSCEKTRLCFSKEVLPSTKEFFHLAIPSSSMVCLEWWTSEIVILLAGLLPKPPLETSVLSICLLVSSLHYFIPFSIGAGASTRISNELGAGNPEAARMSVLSVTVLGMAEAIVASIVLLCSCRVLGYAFSNEKEVVDYLRDMTPLLCLLIATDCIQAVLSGVARGSGWQHLGAYVNLGSYYLIAIPLAILLGFFLHLKGKGLWIGLNAGSLVQSLLFSLITCLTNWQKQASIARERIFHSRTTKE; translated from the exons ATGGAAGAAGCCCTGTTGGGGGTAAATTTGAGGAGAGAAAGATGGGATGTGTTTGTGGAAGAGTTGAAGAAGGTAAGCTATATAGCAATACCCATGGTGGTGGTCAATGTATCACAGCACCTTTTGAGGGTTGTGTCTATGATGATGATTGGCCATCTCAGTGAGCTTTCCCTTTCTGGTGCTGCTATTGCTACCTCTCTCACCAATGTTACTGGCTTCAGTCTACTT TTTGGAATGTCTAGTGCTTTAGAGACTCTCTGTGGGCAAGCTTATGGAGCTGAAGAATACCGGAAGCTAGGAATCTACACGAATGGGGCCATTATTTCTCTCCTTTTGGTTTGCATACCGATATCTGTCCTATGGCTTTTTGTGGACAAATTTCTTATACGCATAGGTCAAGACCCTCTTATTTCCATAGAAGCAGGCAAATATTCAAGTTGGCTCATCGCTACTTTATTTCCTTATGCTATCCTTCAAGCATTGGTACGGTACTTGCAGGCTCAAAGCTTGATTCTTCCAATGCTTATAAGCTCAATTGTAGCTCTCTGCTTTCACGTGCCTCTCTGTTGGGCGCTTGTATTCAAGCTAAACTTGGGAAGCTGTGGAGCTGCAATAGCAATTGGTTTATCTTATTGGTTCAATGTGCTCTTGCTTTGTTTATATGTGAAATACTCTTCCTCTTGTGAAAAGACTCGTCTTTGTTTCTCGAAAGAAGTTTTGCCTAGCACAAAGGAATTCTTCCATTTGGCTATCCCTTCCTCTAGCATGGTTTG TCTTGAATGGTGGACATCCGAGATAGTGATACTGCTTGCTGGTCTCTTGCCAAAACCTCCACTTGAGACTTCAGTGCTTTCAATATG CCTCTTAGTTTCTTCGCTTCATTATTTCATACCATTTTCCATTGGTGCTGGTGCAAG CACTAGAATTTCTAATGAACTAGGTGCTGGGAATCCTGAAGCAGCTAGAATGTCTGTTTTGTCAGTAACTGTACTCGGAATGGCAGAGGCCATCGTTGCAAGTATCGTTCTTCTTTGCTCCTGTCGCGTTCTGGGATATGCATTCAGTAACGAGAAGGAAGTTGTGGATTATCTCAGAGACATGACTCCACTTCTCTGTCTCTTGATTGCGACAGACTGCATCCAGGCTGTACTTTCTG GCGTTGCAAGAGGAAGCGGGTGGCAGCATTTGGGAGCCTATGTCAATCTTGGTTCATACTATTTAATTGCAATCCCATTAGCCATATTGTTGGGTTTCTTTCTCCATTTAAAAGGGAAGGGACTCTGGATTGGACTCAATGCAGGGTCATTAGTGCAATCCCTTCTATTTTCCCTTATAACATGTCTCACGAATTGGCAAAAACAG GCATCAATTGCTAGGGAAAGAATATTTCATTCAAGAACTACTAAAGAGTGA
- the LOC129872275 gene encoding protein DETOXIFICATION 2-like, with amino-acid sequence MEDQLLENGGNRRWIITTEWETYCQELKKLSYIAAPMVAVSVLQYLLQVVSMMMVGHLDQISLSSVAIATSITNVTGFSLLSGLVGGLETLSGQAYGATQWQKVGTYTYSAIISLFLVCIPISILWLFMDKLLILMGQDPVISVEASNYSIWLIPALFGGAVLRPLFRYLLIQSLIIPILLSAFLVLCLHISLSWLFIFQLGLGKSGAAIAFSFSIWTFVALLVFYISRSNSCERTRTRLNKDAFLAIGQFFRYATPSALMVCLKWWSLEVLTLLSGLLPNPKLETSVLSICLTISALHFAVPYGLGTGASTRVSNELGSGNPQKALVAVRVAMFLAVAETVVASTVTFLCRGVLGKAYSNDQQVVDYVAAITPFLCLTIITDSLQAVICGVARGSGWQIIGAYVNLGAFYLVGIPVAVVLCFLVNLKAKGLWIGLLVGSVIQATSLSLILAFTDWQKQAIKAKKRISERRSSEEND; translated from the exons ATGGAAGATCAGTTGCTGGAAAATGGAGGGAATAGAAGATGGATAATAACAACGGAATGGGAAACTTACTGTCAAGAACTGAAGAAGTTGAGCTATATAGCAGCACCAATGGTGGCAGTTTCAGTGTTGCAGTATCTATTGCAAGTTGTATCCATGATGATGGTGGGACATCTTGACCAGATTTCACTCTCAAGTGTTGCTATTGCTACTTCTATAACCAACGTTACCGGCTTCTCTCTTCTT TCAGGGTTGGTTGGTGGTTTGGAGACTCTGAGTGGGCAAGCATATGGCGCAACTCAATGGCAGAAAGTCGGTACTTATACTTACAGTGCAATAATATCTCTATTTCTTGTGTGCATCCCAATCAGTATCTTGTGGCTCTTCATGGACAAGCTGCTCATTTTAATGGGACAAGACCCTGTAATTTCAGTTGAAGCTTCTAACTACTCTATTTGGCTTATCCCTGCACTCTTTGGAGGTGCAGTTCTTAGGCCCCTATTCAGATATTTGCTGATTCAAAGTTTGATTATTCCAATACTCCTAAGCGCCTTTCTGGTTTTATGTCTCCACATATCTCTATCCTGGCTTTTCATATTTCAGTTGGGACTAGGAAAATCAGGTGCAGCTATAGCCTTTAGTTTTTCAATCTGGACTTTTGTAGCATTACTTGTGTTTTACATCAGTCGATCGAATTCTTGTGAGAGGACTCGAACTCGCCTGAATAAAGATGCCTTCCTTGCTATCGGACAATTCTTTCGTTATGCAACTCCATCCGCTTTAATGGTTTG CCTTAAATGGTGGTCACTTGAGGTGCTTACTTTGCTATCTGGCCTTTTACCAAATCCAAAACTTGAAACATCAGTACTATCAATATG CTTAACAATTTCTGCATTGCATTTTGCTGTACCTTATGGATTGGGAACTGGTGCGAG CACGAGGGTGTCAAATGAATTGGGATCTGGTAATCCTCAGAAGGCTCTAGTGGCAGTTAGAGTTGCAATGTTTCTTGCAGTTGCAGAGACAGTAGTGGCAAGCACAGTAACATTCTTATGCCGCGGAGTTTTGGGTAAAGCCTATAGCAATGATCAACAAGTGGTGGATTATGTTGCTGCAATTACCCCTTTTCTGTGTCTGACAATCATCACAGATAGCTTACAAGCAGTCATCTGTG GAGTAGCTAGAGGAAGTGGATGGCAGATAATTGGTGCATATGTGAATCTAGGAGCATTCTATCTAGTTGGAATCCCAGTTGCTGTTGTACTGTGTTTCCTTGTAAATCTGAAAGCGAAGGGCCTATGGATTGGACTATTGGTTGGTTCTGTAATACAAGCAACTAGTCTTTCTCTCATACTAGCTTTCACTGATTGGCAAAAACAG GCAATAAAGGCTAAGAAGAGGATATCAGAAAGGAGATCATCAGAAGAGAATGATTAA
- the LOC129874247 gene encoding protein DETOXIFICATION 14-like — MEEELPQSSKLEKRWRTSWDALSQELKKTSRIIAPMIAVTVFQYLLQVVSIMMVGHLGELALSSVAIATSLTNVTGFSLLSGLVGGLETLCGQAYGAQQYHKLSTYTYTAIISLFLVCLPICVLWFFMDKLLILIGQDHEISIEARKYAIWVIPALFGGAISKPLVRYLQTQSFILPMLLSSLAVLCLHLPISWAFIFKLELGNIGAAIAFSISTWLYVLFLGFHVKFSSSCEKTRTPFSMDAFLGIKEFFRLAVPSAVMVCLKWWSLEVLTLLSGLLPNPTLEASVLSICLTISTLHFTIPYGFGVAASTRVSNELGAGNPQRARMAVQVVMFLVVIETVVLSTSMFGSRHILGRSFSNEKQVVDYIASMTPLLCLSIITDSLQAVISGIARGSGWQHIGAYINLGAFYLIAIPLAVVLGFILHMKAKGLWIGIVVGSTIQSIILSIVTCFTDWEKQAKKARERIQE, encoded by the exons ATGGAAGAGGAGTTGCCTCAGAGCTCGAAATTAGAAAAGAGATGGAGGACAAGTTGGGATGCTTTATCTCAAGAACTAAAGAAGACGAGTCGAATCATTGCTCCGATGATAGCAGTCACAGTATTTCAGTACCTCTTGCAAGTTGTATCGATCATGATGGTGGGACATCTTGGAGAATTAGCCCTGTCTAGTGTAGCCATTGCAACTTCTCTTACTAATGTCACTGGTTTCAGCCTACTT TCAGGGTTAGTTGGTGGTTTGGAGACACTATGTGGACAAGCTTATGGAGCTCAGCAATACCATAAACTCAGTACATATACTTACACTGCTATAATCTCTCTGTTTCTTGTATGCTTACCGATATGTGTGTTGTGGTTCTTCATGGACAAATTGCTTATATTGATTGGACAAGATCATGAAATCTCAATTGAAGCGCGGAAGTATGCAATATGGGTAATCCCTGCTTTGTTTGGTGGAGCAATTTCTAAACCACTAGTTAGATACTTGCAGACACAGAGCTTCATCCTTCCCATGCTTCTATCTTCCTTGGCTGTTTTATGCTTACACTTACCGATAAGTTGGGCTTTCATATTTAAATTGGAGCTTGGAAACATTGGAGCTGCTATAGCTTTCAGCATATCCACTTGGTTATATGTACTATTTCTTggatttcatgtcaaattttctAGCTCTTGTGAGAAGACTCGAACACCTTTCTCCATGGATGCCTTCTTAGGTATCAAGGAGTTCTTCCGTCTAGCTGTCCCTTCTGCTGTGATGGTTTG TCTCAAATGGTGGTCACTTGAAGTGCTTACTCTGCTATCAGGCCTTTTACCAAATCCAACACTTGAGGCATCAGTGTTATCAATATG CTTAACAATTTCCACTTTACACTTCACTATACCATATGGCTTTGGAGTTGCTGCAAG TACTCGTGTTTCGAATGAATTGGGAGCTGGGAATCCTCAACGAGCTCGAATGGCAGTTCAGGTAGTAATGTTTCTTGTAGTAATAGAGACAGTAGTGTTAAGCACAAGTATGTTCGGAAGCAGGCATATTTTGGGAAGATCATTTAGCAATGAAAAACAAGTTGTGGATTATATTGCTTCAATGACTCCTCTTCTATGTCTGTCCATTATCACAGACAGCTTACAAGCAGTCATCTCTG GTATAGCAAGGGGAAGTGGATGGCAGCATATAGGGGCATACATAAatttaggggcattttatttGATAGCAATTCCCTTAGCAGTGGTGTTAGGATTCATTCTACATATGAAAGCAAAGGGCCTTTGGATTGGAATAGTAGTTGGTTCTACTATACAATCCATCATTTTATCTATTGTTACATGTTTCACAGACTGGGAAAAACAG GCAAAGAAGGCAAGAGAAAGGATACAAGAATGA